GTTGCTCAGACAGTTTGGACAACTAAAAGCCTTGTAAAACATGGCGACAATTGGACATTAATAAGAGAACGATATGGCAAACACCAGTAGCGTAATGTCAGCGCGGCAATCATGGATAGGTACTATTCAAATTATCACAGCCGCTGTCTGCTGGGGTACTTTAGGGATATTCTCGACCTACCTCAACCAAATCGGCTTTAGTGGCTGGCAAATTACCATTTTGCGCATCGTTACCGCTGCTTTTCTTATCCTTGTCATGCTGCCAAAATTATGGCCACATCTCGTTAAGCTACGTCCAAAGCAGTGGCTTGGACTAGCGCTACAGTCTTTAATTGGCGTGCTTGGTATGTCGGTATGCTACTTCTTTGCCGTTATTTATGTCGGTGCTGGTCCCGCTGTCGCCCTCCTTTATACTGCGCCCGTTTTTAGCTTACTTTTCTCAGCGTTTTTTCTTAGTGAATCCATTACGCGGCAGTCGGCATTACTAGCACTAATGGCTGTATTCGGCGTCGGCTTAACGATGTTAGGTGAGCAAGCACAAGCCAATTGGGGTATTGTGCTCGGACTGCTATCAGGCGTGTGTTATTCCCTATACGGAGTACTCGGCAAGCGCGCGATGCATTATGCGCATCCTGCCCCTTTGGTATTTTTTACCTCTATTGTCATTAGTGCTGGTGTGCTGCTATTGCTACCTGAAACCTATAACACCTATGAGCAATTATTAACCTTGCCTTTGCTTACTTGGGGCTACGTCTTAGGACTGTCTTTGCTTGGAACAGTCGTACCTTTTGGTCTCTATATGAAAGCGTTGGAGAAGCTACCTGCTACTCGCGCTTCAGTATTTACTATCTTTGAGCCGTTGACTGCTATCGCCCTTGCGACAATGCTATTACATCAATCATTATCGTGGATTCAATACGTGGGCGTGGTATTGATTTTATTGGCGGCTTTATTTAATGCCGTATTAAACGGTACTACCACGCGTGTACCGCGTTGGCTAAGAAGACGGCAAAAAGTTTAGTTTTTATTACGCGCTACTAAAAATTAACGTTCAAAATATTTAGAATACAGCAGCAGCTATTTTTATTAGATTAAAAAAGCCCCAACCATGACATCATAGTTGGGACTTTTTTTTGCCTAAAAATTTTCTTTAGAGTGCTTAAGACTTTGCTTCAAAAAAAATTTACGCTATAGTCAATCCACTATAAAATAAATACAGCGCTACTGACATAAATTTTGCGCAGCCTCTGTCTGCGTAGGCACAGCAAGCAAGGAAAAATTATCTCAGTAGCGCGTTGTAATCTTTGTAATGCTTTTATTTAGGACTGACTATATACAGATTTAATAGATAAGTTAGATTACCCTAATCTTATTACTGCACAATACGCTGTAAAAACGCTTGCGTCCTTGGGTGCTCGGAGTCTTCAAATAACTGCTTCGCGCTGCCCTCTTCGACCACATAACCATCTTCAATCAAGACGACATGGTCAGCGACATCACGAGCAAAGTTGATTTCATGGGTTACGACAACCATCGTCCAGCCTTCAGATGCCAGTTTTTTCATCGCCTCGAGTACGTCTTGGACCAGCTCGGGATCAAGCGCGGAAGTTGGTTCATCGAACAACAGTAACGACGGCTCAATGGCCAGCGCACGAGCAATACCAACTCGCTGCTGCTGGCCACCAGATAGCTGAAACGGGTAAAGATCCGATTTGTCCGATAGACCAACCTTCTCCAATAAAACTAAAGCCTGCTCACGGGCTTGTGCTTTACTTTGCCCTTGTACCACCGTCGGCCCAAGCATTAAATTTTCAATCGCTGTCTTATGCGGAAACAAATTATAAGACTGAAACACCATGCCTGATTTACGTTGCAGTGCCAGCAAGGTTTTTTTCTTAGGCTTAGTGCCAAAGTCGACCGTCAAGCTGCCATCATCAAACGCAATGACACCTTGATCAGGAATCTCCAGCGCATTAAGACAACGTAAAAAAGTGGTTTTACCCGATCCTGACGGCCCTAATATCACGACTACTTGGCCTTTGTGAATGGTCAAATCAATGCCTTTGAGCACTTGATTGCTACCAAAGGCTTTGTGAATATTGGTGACTTGAATCATAAAGGTTCCTGTTGTGCGGATAATACTAGCAAGATTATACGGCGTATTTATAAATTATTTAGCGATATAGCGATCAAGACGAATCTCAAGCTTGCCTTGAATAAAGGTCAAGAACAGACAAATACCCCAATATATAACCGCCGCTTCAGTATAAACCAGCATAAACTCATAATTACGCGCCGTAATAATCTGAGCTTGTTTAAACAGCTCAGTGACGAGTACCAATGAGGCCAAAGACGTGTCTTTTACCAAGCTAATAAAAGTATTGGATAACGGTGGCACTGAAACCCGTAGCGCTTGTGGCAAAATCACATGGCGAAAGGTTTGTAGATACGTTAGCCCGACAGTCGATCCTGCTTCCCACTGGCCTTTTGGAATAGATAAAATAGAGGCACGCACCGTCTCAGACGCATAGGCACCGATATTCAGTGAAAAGGCAATAATCGCAGAAGGAAATGGATCAAGCTTTAATCCAACACTGGGCAAACCATAGAAGATGATAAACAGCTGCACCAGCATCGGTGTTCCGCGAATGGCAGACACGTAAATGCGAGCAAGTCTATAAATAATCTCATGGAACCAGCCAGCACGCGGCACGATACGAATTAGTGCTACCGTCAGCGCAATTGCCATACCAATTGCAAACGAGATCAATGCCAGCGGTATCGAATAATAGATACCGCCTTTCAGCATTGGCCAAAATGAATTGATAACAATTTGCGCCCGATCAGGGTCCATAAATGGCAATAATGCCAGTAGTTCAGCTAGCACTGACGTGATAGAAGCTAGCATTATTTTTGTTGACTTATATCAGCACCAAAGAACTCTTCGCTAAGTTTGGTTAGCGTCCCATCGGCTGCTAATGCTGCCATTGCTTCGTCTAATTTTGCGACGACGGCTTCATCGCCTTTAATCAAGACTAATCCTGAACCAGTTTGCTCACTGGCCGGTGCAACCAATTTAATCTCAAGCGCGCTGTCTGGGAATTTTTTTAGATAGTCTAATATTGCAAGGTTATCGTTCATTGTAAAGTCAGCACGATCTTGTTTAACCAATTGAATCGCTTGTGCCATGCCATCAACAGGAACGACTTCTGCGCCATAGCGTTCTGCTAGCTCACCATAGTTACTGCTGAGCGACTGTGCTGAACGTAGACCTTTTAACGCTTCCCACGAGCTATAGCGATTGTCATCAGTTGGCGCTAAAACCACAGCGCCTGACCAGCTGTAAGCTTGAGATTTGTCATATTTTGCTAAACGCTCAGGGGTAGTTAGACTGACTTGGTTGGCGACCATATCAAAACGTTTTGAGTCCAGACCTGCCAGCATAGCGTCCCACTGAGTTTCTTTAAATTCAACATCAACGCCTAATTTATCAGCGACTGCACGCGTTACTTCGACATCATAACCCGTCAGCTTTCCACTCTCATCATGATAAGTGAATGGTGGGTAGGTGCCTTCGGTACCGACGTTAATAGTGCCGCCATTATTGATACGTTGTAGCAAGTCAGAACCGGCAGTCTCAGCACTGTCGGTTGCATTGGTTTCAGCTTCATTAGTAGTAGACTGACCACAAGCGGCAAGCAATACAGTACTGGCGGCAAGGGCTAAAAGATTACGACGTTTCATAAGGCGTCCTTATAAGATGAATGGATAATGCAAAAATGTATAAGGCAAACAAAGTTAAATAAAACTATATAATATGAATATCACAATAAAACATGTGCACTGCAATATTTGCTTTGGTTGCCCGATTTGAGGATATTGTTTGTGTCTTTCAATACTATTTTATATTATTTTTCTTTTATGGACTTTTAACAAAAGAATTCGATGTAGTAGAATCAAAGTTAATCCATACTATTTAAACAGCGTCTAGCTCATATACTATCGCAATTTGGCAAGAATAACCGTACAAAAACAGTGAGCACGCGTAAGATTGTTAAAGTTTGCCAGAGAATTGATAGCGATCGCCTGCATGCCACATCTTGACAAAGGTCAGTACCTTCCCTGCCGAATAAGTCTGACGACGTAGAACTAACGTCGGTGACTGCGGTGCAATCTGTAGGGCATCAGCGATCTCATCAGGTGCTGCTAAGGCTCGAATGGTATAGTTACCGCGCTCAAGTGGGCTTTCAGCAATGAGATAGTCGCTGGTATTCACCACGCTAAAATCTTGCTCAATGAACTCTGGTACTTTTGTCGCATCCACCCAACGCTCTTCAAACTGTATCGGCTGACCGTCAGCGAAATGAATGATTTTTACTTCATATAAAACAGCTGGCTCAGTGCTATTAGTATTGCTATCAGTGTCCTTTGAATCATCACCCTTAGAATTAGAAGATACAACTGCTTCATCAATACCAAATTTACGGCGCATCTCATCATCTAACATGCTCGCGGTAATAGCGCGTTTGCTCACCACTTGTGCCTGATAATCGCGATTGGCTGATTTTAAATCTTGAGCGATATTGCGCACTTCTACAAAGGTATGATTGAACTGCTGCTGTGCGACAAATGTCCCCGACCCTTGCCGACGCTCTAATACCCGCTCTTCGCTTAATTCTTTTAAGGCGCGGTTTACTGTCATTCGCGATACGCCAAACTCTTCCGCCAACGCCATTTCGGTAGAGATAGCTTCGCCCGCCTGCCATTTTCCAGAATGGATATTATCCAATATTGCGTTTTTAATCCGCTGATATGCTGGAACTGTTTTTGTCATGTCACTCTTCACCTTTGTCATGCTCATCTTTAACCGTCGACTTCAACTATACAGGTATGCAGCTATAAAAGTGCTGACATAATATCATGACAGTTATCATAATCACCATGAGAACAGCCTATCAAACAAAGCAACTTCATAAATAATTTAACTATTTATAAAAAAATGCTTGCATGAAAAAATAATCTTTGATAATTTGTATATACAACTTATTAACAATACCAAATAATGTTAATAGTAAATCGTATAAATAATCACAAGGACATGATCATGACTACCGATAATGGAATGAGCAACAACGGAACCAGCAACAATAATGAATTTACGCGTCGTGATGAGAGTCGTAATATTGCTGCGCCGACTGGCAGTACGCTCAATTGCAAAAGCTGGCTGACCGAAGCGCCTTATCGCATGCTGCAAAACAACCTACACCCTGATGTGGCCGAAAACCCAAAAAGCTTGGTTGTGTATGGCGGTATCGGACGTGCAGCCCGTAACTGGGAAAGCTATGATCAAATACTCGCGTCACTCAAAGAATTAGAAGACGATGAGACCTTATTAGTGCAATCAGGCAAACCAGTTGGCGTCTTTCAAACTCATGAAAATGCGCCACGTGTGTTGATTGCCAACTCCAACCTTGTCCCGCGCTGGGCAACGTGGGAGCATTTCAATGAGCTTGATCGCAAAGACCTATTTATGTACGGCCAAATGACTGCCGGTAGCTGGATTTATATCGGCACTCAAGGCATCGTCCAAGGCACTTATGAAACTTTTGTTGAAGCCGGTCGCCAGCATTATGATGGCAGCTGGGCAGGACGTTGGATTTTGACCGCTGGTCTTGGTGGTATGGGCGGCGCGCAACCACTAGCTGCGACCTTTGCTGGTGCGACTTCTCTAAATATCGAATGCCAGCAGTCTAGTATTGATTTCCGTTTGCGTACTGGTTACGTCGATAAGCAAGCAGACGATCTTGACCATGCTTATGAGCTGATTAAACAACATACGGACGCGGGTGAAGCCGTCTCAATCGCGCTACTTGGTAATGCGGCGGATATCTTGCCTGAGATGGTTAAGCGTGCCAATGCAGGCGAGATAAAACCTGATTTGGTCACTGACCAAACCTCCGCTCATGACTTAATCAATGGCTACTTGCCAAGTGGCTGGACAGTTGAAGAATGGAAAGCGGCACAAGAAAATCCGGACCAACATGCCGCATTAACCAAAGATGCCGCCGCGTCTTGTGCCGTACACGTGCAGGCCATGCTAGATCTACAAGAAATGGGTATCCCAACGACTGATTATGGTAATAACATTCGTCAAGTTGCCTTTGATGAAGGGGTGAAAAATGCCTTTAATTTCCCGGGTTTTGTCCCTGCTTATATTCGCCCGCTGTTTTGCCAAGGCAAAGGCCCATTCCGCTGGGTAGCATTATCAGGTGATCCAGAAGATATCTACAAAACCGATCAAAAAATTAAAGAGCTGTTCCCTGAAAATCAGCATATTCATCGCTGGCTAGACATGGCAAAAGAACGCATTCAGTTTCAAGGCTTGCCAGCGCGTATCTGCTGGTTAGGTCTTGGTGAACGTGATAAAGCAGGCTTAGCCTTTAACGAAATGGTCAAAAGCGGTGAATTAAAAGGTCCTATCGTTATCGGTCGTGACCATTTGGATACTGGCTCTGTTGCCAGCCCCAACCGCGAAACAGAAAGTATGAAAGATGGCTCAGATGCGGTATCTGACTGGGCGTTATTAAACGGCATGCTCAATGTCGCAGGCGGCGCCACTTGGGTGTCATTACATCATGGCGGCGGTGTTGGCATGGGTTACTCGCAGCACTCTGGCATGGTCATCGTCGCTGACGGCACAGATGCGGCTGCCAAGCGCTTAGCAAGAGTACTGGTCAATGATTGCGGCTCAGGTGTGATGCGTCATGCAGATGCAGGCTATGAGCTGGCTATCAAAACAGCGAAAGACTATGGCTTAAATCTACCGATGATTAAATAGCTTGCCCTTGTCCTTATATGCCCAAATGATATAAGGACATCATCAACACTTTATCAAGGACGATAATATGTCTGAACGTGATATTTTGCCCCCAGGCAGCTCCGTGCCTAGAACGCCTCTAGACAGTCCAGCACCTGCTAGCCCGCCGCCTGAAAAGCTGCTGTCCAAACCTGTAGCGCTAATACAGCTAATCGTATTTAGTGCTATTGGTCTGGTGATGTTCTTTGTGCCCTTCACTATTGGTGAAAAGAGCACTATTTTATTTGATCACGGGGCAACTTATCTAGTCACTCAGCAGCACACCCTTGCGGTATTTTTACTGTTTTTACTGATGATTTATGGTGTTGGCAAACCCATTTACGATGGTTCATGGCGTAAAAATATCACCAATATGATATTAACCGCCTTTAAGATTATCGGGCTGGTACTCGCCATCATGTATATCACTGATATGGCGCCTGCTATCATCATGGAAAAGGACATGTTGCCGTTTTTGTTTGAAAAACTGGCATTACCAGTCGGCATGATTGTCCCTATTGGCGCATTAATCCTCGCTTTTTTGCTCGGTTTTGGCTTGCTGGAGATGTTTGGAGTACTCATGCAGCCTATTATGAAGCCAATTTGGAAAACACCCGGCTCATCAGCGATTGATGCGGTCGCCTCTTTTGTTGGCAGTTACTCTATTGGGCTGCTCATTACCAATCGGGTCTTTCTGCAAAATCAATATTCGGTTCGTGAAGCCATCATTATTGCTACTGGTTTTTCTACGGTGTCGGCAGCGTTTATGGTCATCGTTGCTAAGACCCTTGGTCTAATGGAATTTTGGAATCTGTTTTTTTGGTCGACACTGATTATTACCTTTATCGTCACCGCCATTAGTGCACGTATTCCACCTATTCGAGGTTTTGATGATAGCGCCAGCCGTCCAGACTTAGAAAACCAACAAGGCAATCGTTTAGCAGCAGCTTATCATTTAGGACTGGCTACTTCGCGCCGTGCGACTGACCTCAAACAAATTATGTGGTCGAACTTTCGCGATGGGGTGACGATGGCGGCAGCGATTGTACCCTCGATTATTGCGGTAGGGTTAACGGGTTTATTACTAGCCAAATATACGCCTGTCTTTGATGCCTTGGGCTTGCTCTTGTATCCATTCACTTGGGTAACCGGTATGCCTGAGCCACTAGTTGCTGCCAAAGGCATGTCAGCGGGACTGGCTGAAATGTTTTTGCCTGCCCTCTTGCTAACGGAAGCTGAGGTCTTGACCCGCTATGTAGCAGGAGTTGTTTCGATTAGTAGCGTGCTGTTCTTTTCAGCGATGATTCCTTGTGTATTGGCAACTGAAATTCCGCTGTCAGTACCTAAGATGGTCATTATTTGGTTTGAGCGAGTGGTACTTAGCATTCTAATCGCTGCGCCTTTTGGACATTTAGCGATATATTTGGGCTGGATCAGTTAGACCGACTGAAACGAGCAGGATTGGTTAAGAAAATTTAAACAGCATAGCTTTTAACGGTTTATAAACAACAAAGCATAAACTAAAATGTATAGACAACAAAAAATATAATTAATATAGCTCATAAAATTAGGATGAATCGCATGACTGATATCAAAAAACTAACACTACACCCACGCCAATTAAGCTTCGAGATGTTGCGCGATATTTATGAGCAACCTGTCATATTGACGCTACCCGACAGTGCTTATGAGGCGATAGATGCCTCGCATGAAGATGTACGTACCATCATTGCGCGTGATAAGAGCGCTTATGGCATCAATACCGGTTTTGGCCTATTAGCAAAAACCCGCATCAGTGATGATCAGCTTGAGCTACTGCAGCGTAACCTTATCGTTTCTCACTCGGTGGGTACTGGTGAGGCGCTACCGGACAACGTGGTCAGGCTAATTATGGTGATGAAAGTTGCCAGTTTAGCGCAAGGCGTCTCTGGTGTACGTCGCGCTGTGGTCGATAGCTTACTTGGCTTAATCAACAATCAAATTACCCCAAACATTCCTGCCAAAGGCTCCGTTGGGGCATCTGGTGACTTAGCACCTTTATCGCATATGACGCTGGCGATGATGGGCGAAGGCGATGTCTATGTTGACGGCAAAAAAATACCCGCTGCTGATGCATTAGCGCAACATGGTCTTGAGCCCATTACCCTAGCAGCCAAAGAAGGGCTCGCTCTTATTAATGGTACTCAGGTCTCAACCGCATTGGCATTGCGTGGTTATTTCTTAGCACGGGACTTACTTGAGACAGCAACCATCGTCGGCTCCATGTCTATCGATGCCGCCAAAGGCTCAGATGCTCCATTTGATGCGCGTATTCATGAAGTGCGTGGTCATCATGGGCAAATTGAAATTGCTAAAGCGCATCGCCAGCTGATTAAAGGCAGTGCTATCCGCGCCTCGCATGATGGCGAACAGGACGATAGAGTACAAGACCCTTATTGCTTACGCTGTCAGCCACAAGTCATGGGTGCTTGCCTTGATATCATCAACCAAGCAGGAAAAACCTTATTAATTGAATCTAATGCGGTGACCGATAACCCACTTATCTTCACTAACGATGATGGCCCAGTTGCTATCTCAGGTGGTAACTTCCATGCCGAGCCAGTTGCCTTTGCCGCAGACATTTTAGCCTTGGCAATTGCTGAGATTGGTTCTATGTCTGAGCGCCGTGTGGCTTTATTGATTGATGCAACCTTGTCAGGCGGCTTACCACCATTCTTGGTGGATAATGCGGGAGTGAACTCAGGCTTTATGATTGCCCATGTCACCGCAGCGGCACTCGCCTCAGAGAACAAATCTATCGCCCATCCTGGCAGTGTCGATAGCATTCCAACTTCTGCCAACCAAGAAGACCACGTATCGATGGCAACCTATTGTGCGCGCCGCCTATACGAGATGGCGCAAAATACCGCCACCATTATCGGTATTGAGTTATTGGCTGCTGGTCAAGGTATCGACTTCCATCGTGGACTAGATACCTCGGAAGCGTTGAAAACAGCACATCAAAAACTACGCGATCAAGTGACTTTTTACGACAAAGATCGCTACCTAGCGCCTGATATTGAAGCAGCAAAACAACTAGTATTAGATGGCACGCTCACCGAATATTGGCAGTCACTGCGCAGCGATTGGTATGAGTCTAAATAGGAAAGTTTTATATATATAAAACCCACTCTCAACCATCTAGCTTTATTGGCGTAGGCAATACTAAATTGAGAGTCAGGTTTTATATTATGAAAGGAGGTCAAAAGTGACAATAGCCGTTAGCCACACTGCAGCTGATATGAGTCGGTGGACAGGACGTGCAGAGCCGTTTGAGTCTGCGCGCGCCCGCTACTGGTATCAAATAGCTCAGCCTTATGCCTTTGATAGCACCAGTCAGCAAAATGGTCAGCGCATTGGACTGGTCGGTTTTGCTTGTGATCAAGGCGTCAGACGTAATCAAGGACGCGTGGGTGCACGAGCTGCGCCGCCCTTGATTCGTCAGGCATTTGCGGCGCTGCCGGTCATCGCTGAGTTACAACAACGCTTTGATGGTCAATTGCCGACTCTACTAGGTGATGCTGGTGATATCGATTGTCATGATAATGATGATTTTGCCGAGCGTACCCTTGAGCAAGCCCAAGTAACCTATGCAGATAAAGTAAGTCACATTATCCAGGAAGGCGGTCTACCTATCGGGCTTGGTGGTGGTCATGCCATTGCTTATGGCAGCTTTTTAGGATTATGGCAGGCGCTGTCATCAAAAGCCGATCAGCCTACTAATGACGTTAGCAATGTCAAAAACTATTTTGAAAATGATGTCGAAAGCAATGTTGAAAATAAGGTAAGCACAATGCCTAGCATCGGGGTGATTAACTTTGACGCTCATCTAGATATTCGCCAATCTGATGTCGCCACGTCTGGTACGCCATTTCGTCAAATTGCCGAGCACCTTGACGCACAAGGTCAACCATTTCACTATTGCTGTATCGGCGTCAGTCGGTTTTCCAACACTGCCGCGCTCTTCGACCGTGCTGAGCAGTTGGGCGTACACATTATCAGTGACGAAGATTGCACCAATAAGAAATGGAAAAAAATTGCTGCTCAAATAGAAAATTTTATCAATGAAGTTGATGTGGTCTACTTAACCATTGATATGGATTGCTTGCCATCGAGCATCGTACCTGGTGTCAGTGCGCCAGCCGCCTATGGTATTAACTTGGCATTCGTTGAGCGCGCGGTCAAACTTATCATGGCGTCAAACAAAGTAAGAATGGCTGATATTGCCGAGATTAACCCGATCTTTGATGTTGATGGACGCAGCTGCAAAGTTGCCGCTCGCCTATTAGCGACTATTATCGAGCAGCATTTACTTTTAGTATAAATAAATCGATACAGAATAAAAGTGTTATGAATATTTATACAAGTGACTGG
The nucleotide sequence above comes from Psychrobacter sp. P2G3. Encoded proteins:
- a CDS encoding EamA family transporter, with amino-acid sequence MANTSSVMSARQSWIGTIQIITAAVCWGTLGIFSTYLNQIGFSGWQITILRIVTAAFLILVMLPKLWPHLVKLRPKQWLGLALQSLIGVLGMSVCYFFAVIYVGAGPAVALLYTAPVFSLLFSAFFLSESITRQSALLALMAVFGVGLTMLGEQAQANWGIVLGLLSGVCYSLYGVLGKRAMHYAHPAPLVFFTSIVISAGVLLLLPETYNTYEQLLTLPLLTWGYVLGLSLLGTVVPFGLYMKALEKLPATRASVFTIFEPLTAIALATMLLHQSLSWIQYVGVVLILLAALFNAVLNGTTTRVPRWLRRRQKV
- a CDS encoding amino acid ABC transporter ATP-binding protein, which produces MIQVTNIHKAFGSNQVLKGIDLTIHKGQVVVILGPSGSGKTTFLRCLNALEIPDQGVIAFDDGSLTVDFGTKPKKKTLLALQRKSGMVFQSYNLFPHKTAIENLMLGPTVVQGQSKAQAREQALVLLEKVGLSDKSDLYPFQLSGGQQQRVGIARALAIEPSLLLFDEPTSALDPELVQDVLEAMKKLASEGWTMVVVTHEINFARDVADHVVLIEDGYVVEEGSAKQLFEDSEHPRTQAFLQRIVQ
- a CDS encoding amino acid ABC transporter permease — its product is MLASITSVLAELLALLPFMDPDRAQIVINSFWPMLKGGIYYSIPLALISFAIGMAIALTVALIRIVPRAGWFHEIIYRLARIYVSAIRGTPMLVQLFIIFYGLPSVGLKLDPFPSAIIAFSLNIGAYASETVRASILSIPKGQWEAGSTVGLTYLQTFRHVILPQALRVSVPPLSNTFISLVKDTSLASLVLVTELFKQAQIITARNYEFMLVYTEAAVIYWGICLFLTFIQGKLEIRLDRYIAK
- a CDS encoding amino acid ABC transporter substrate-binding protein, whose product is MKRRNLLALAASTVLLAACGQSTTNEAETNATDSAETAGSDLLQRINNGGTINVGTEGTYPPFTYHDESGKLTGYDVEVTRAVADKLGVDVEFKETQWDAMLAGLDSKRFDMVANQVSLTTPERLAKYDKSQAYSWSGAVVLAPTDDNRYSSWEALKGLRSAQSLSSNYGELAERYGAEVVPVDGMAQAIQLVKQDRADFTMNDNLAILDYLKKFPDSALEIKLVAPASEQTGSGLVLIKGDEAVVAKLDEAMAALAADGTLTKLSEEFFGADISQQK
- a CDS encoding UTRA domain-containing protein, which produces MTKTVPAYQRIKNAILDNIHSGKWQAGEAISTEMALAEEFGVSRMTVNRALKELSEERVLERRQGSGTFVAQQQFNHTFVEVRNIAQDLKSANRDYQAQVVSKRAITASMLDDEMRRKFGIDEAVVSSNSKGDDSKDTDSNTNSTEPAVLYEVKIIHFADGQPIQFEERWVDATKVPEFIEQDFSVVNTSDYLIAESPLERGNYTIRALAAPDEIADALQIAPQSPTLVLRRQTYSAGKVLTFVKMWHAGDRYQFSGKL
- the hutU gene encoding urocanate hydratase; the encoded protein is MSNNGTSNNNEFTRRDESRNIAAPTGSTLNCKSWLTEAPYRMLQNNLHPDVAENPKSLVVYGGIGRAARNWESYDQILASLKELEDDETLLVQSGKPVGVFQTHENAPRVLIANSNLVPRWATWEHFNELDRKDLFMYGQMTAGSWIYIGTQGIVQGTYETFVEAGRQHYDGSWAGRWILTAGLGGMGGAQPLAATFAGATSLNIECQQSSIDFRLRTGYVDKQADDLDHAYELIKQHTDAGEAVSIALLGNAADILPEMVKRANAGEIKPDLVTDQTSAHDLINGYLPSGWTVEEWKAAQENPDQHAALTKDAAASCAVHVQAMLDLQEMGIPTTDYGNNIRQVAFDEGVKNAFNFPGFVPAYIRPLFCQGKGPFRWVALSGDPEDIYKTDQKIKELFPENQHIHRWLDMAKERIQFQGLPARICWLGLGERDKAGLAFNEMVKSGELKGPIVIGRDHLDTGSVASPNRETESMKDGSDAVSDWALLNGMLNVAGGATWVSLHHGGGVGMGYSQHSGMVIVADGTDAAAKRLARVLVNDCGSGVMRHADAGYELAIKTAKDYGLNLPMIK
- a CDS encoding YjiH family protein, with translation MSERDILPPGSSVPRTPLDSPAPASPPPEKLLSKPVALIQLIVFSAIGLVMFFVPFTIGEKSTILFDHGATYLVTQQHTLAVFLLFLLMIYGVGKPIYDGSWRKNITNMILTAFKIIGLVLAIMYITDMAPAIIMEKDMLPFLFEKLALPVGMIVPIGALILAFLLGFGLLEMFGVLMQPIMKPIWKTPGSSAIDAVASFVGSYSIGLLITNRVFLQNQYSVREAIIIATGFSTVSAAFMVIVAKTLGLMEFWNLFFWSTLIITFIVTAISARIPPIRGFDDSASRPDLENQQGNRLAAAYHLGLATSRRATDLKQIMWSNFRDGVTMAAAIVPSIIAVGLTGLLLAKYTPVFDALGLLLYPFTWVTGMPEPLVAAKGMSAGLAEMFLPALLLTEAEVLTRYVAGVVSISSVLFFSAMIPCVLATEIPLSVPKMVIIWFERVVLSILIAAPFGHLAIYLGWIS
- the hutH gene encoding histidine ammonia-lyase, whose product is MTDIKKLTLHPRQLSFEMLRDIYEQPVILTLPDSAYEAIDASHEDVRTIIARDKSAYGINTGFGLLAKTRISDDQLELLQRNLIVSHSVGTGEALPDNVVRLIMVMKVASLAQGVSGVRRAVVDSLLGLINNQITPNIPAKGSVGASGDLAPLSHMTLAMMGEGDVYVDGKKIPAADALAQHGLEPITLAAKEGLALINGTQVSTALALRGYFLARDLLETATIVGSMSIDAAKGSDAPFDARIHEVRGHHGQIEIAKAHRQLIKGSAIRASHDGEQDDRVQDPYCLRCQPQVMGACLDIINQAGKTLLIESNAVTDNPLIFTNDDGPVAISGGNFHAEPVAFAADILALAIAEIGSMSERRVALLIDATLSGGLPPFLVDNAGVNSGFMIAHVTAAALASENKSIAHPGSVDSIPTSANQEDHVSMATYCARRLYEMAQNTATIIGIELLAAGQGIDFHRGLDTSEALKTAHQKLRDQVTFYDKDRYLAPDIEAAKQLVLDGTLTEYWQSLRSDWYESK
- a CDS encoding formimidoylglutamase gives rise to the protein MSRWTGRAEPFESARARYWYQIAQPYAFDSTSQQNGQRIGLVGFACDQGVRRNQGRVGARAAPPLIRQAFAALPVIAELQQRFDGQLPTLLGDAGDIDCHDNDDFAERTLEQAQVTYADKVSHIIQEGGLPIGLGGGHAIAYGSFLGLWQALSSKADQPTNDVSNVKNYFENDVESNVENKVSTMPSIGVINFDAHLDIRQSDVATSGTPFRQIAEHLDAQGQPFHYCCIGVSRFSNTAALFDRAEQLGVHIISDEDCTNKKWKKIAAQIENFINEVDVVYLTIDMDCLPSSIVPGVSAPAAYGINLAFVERAVKLIMASNKVRMADIAEINPIFDVDGRSCKVAARLLATIIEQHLLLV